The Candidatus Eisenbacteria bacterium genome includes the window GGGGGAACTGTTTGATGTCGCCGGTCCTCCCCCCCACCTCGATGTAGCCACGCTTCAAATCGTCGGGACGAATCAGCTTCTGCAGGCTGTTGGTGAACTCCTCGATCACGAACCGGGAGATCGTCTCCGCGCGGTCCGGCGAGGCGAAGAAGATGAAGTCGTCGCCGCCGATGTGGCCGACGAACTCCGAGCCGTCCCCCTCGGCGCGGCAGGCGCGCACCAGGGCGCCCGCGATCTCACGGATCGCCATGTCACCCTGGGAATAGCCGTAGTAGTCGTTATATGCCTTAAAGTTATCGAGATCGACGTAGACCGCGGCGAAGGGATCTCCGCTCTGGATCTTCTTCTCCAGCGCCTCTTCGATGGAGACGTTCCCGGGGAGCCCGGTCAAAGGGTTGGCGGACCGCTGCTGCTTGCTCCAATTGAGAACGGTCCGGATCCGCGCGAGCAGTTCGGCCACGGCGAAGGGTTTGGTGATGTAGTCGTTCGCCCCGACCTCGAGGCCGGCCATCTTGTCGTCCAGCGTGAACTTGGCGGTTAAAATGATAATCGGGATCTGGCTCGTCGCGAAATCGGCCCGCAGACTGCGCGCCACCGAATAACCGTCCATCTCCGGCATCATCAGATCCAGAAGGATCAGGTCCGGAAGGACCTCCTTGGCCGTCTCCAGGCCCTCGCGCCCGTTGGAGGCGAGAACCACCTCGTACCCGCTTCTCTTCAGGTGGGCGGCGGTGATCCTGCGGATGGATTCCTCGTCATCCACAACGAGAACTTTCTCTTTTTTCGTCGAATCGACCAAACCCGTACCCTCTCTCTCGAAAGCCCGTCAGTGAGAGTGACGTCCTTCCCCGCAATCCGCCCGGCCGGGGCGGCGCTCCATACGGGCCGAATCGCAAGAGATATGCCATGAAAGGAGTTGCGGAAGATCGAGTGGAAGGGTGATTAAAAAACGAACGGATTGGTCAAAATGTCCCCGTCGGGGGCGGGCGAAGAGGGGCGGATCGCGGCGCGTGGAGACCGATCCCTCTTGCGGATTGCGAGAGGGTCCCGCGAATTGCGGCGCCCGGCGCCGATCAATCCACGTAGGGGAGCGGCAGATCCGCCGAGGCGCAGAGGTCGATCGGGGCGAGGCGACCGGCGCGCAGGGCTTCCTCCCCCGCGGCGGCGACCATGGCCGCGTTGTCGGTGCACAGATCCGGCGGCGGGATCAGCACTTCCGCCCCCTCTTCCTCACCGAGGGCGCGGATCGACTCGCGAAGCCGCCCGTTCGCCGCCACGCCGCCGCAGATCGCGATTCGGCGCTCGCCGGTCCGATCGAGGGCTCTTCGGGTGTTCTCCGTCAGGGGAGTGACCACCGCCTCCTGGAAAGAGGCGAGCAGGTCCGGCAGGTTCTCCTCGGTAATGAGAGAGGGATCGTCCCGGATCGCGTAGCGGACCGCCGTCTTCACGCCGCTGAAGCTGAAATCGAGAGTCTCCGGCTCGAGGCGCGCCACGGGAAAGCGAAAACGCTCCCGGTTCCCCTTTTCCGCGAGACGGTCCACCAAAGGTCCGCCCGGATAGGGGAGGCCGGCCATCTTGGCGACTTTGTCGAAAGCCTCGCCGGCCGCGTCGTCCCTCGTCCTGCCGAGAAGGCGGTAGCGCCCCTCGCCGAGCACGTGGATGAGCGAGGTGTGACCGCCGGAAACGACGAGCGCGACGAAACGGAAGGGCCGGTCCGGGTGGGCGAGCCGAACGGCGTAAAGGTGCGCCTCCAAATGATGGACCGGCAACAGAGGAATCCGTAGGCGCCAGGCGATGGAGCGGGCCGCGGAGAGCCCGACCACCAGCGATCCGATCAGGCCGGGACCGACCGTGGCCGCCACGCCGTCCAGATCGCGCGGCTCCGCCCCGGCGTCCGACAAGGCGCGGCGAATCACCGGACCGATCGTGCGGATATGCTCCCGCGAGGCGAGTTCGGGAACCACGCCGCCGTAAATCCGATGCACGTCTTGCGAGAGAACGATCTGCGACTCGATGGTCCGTCCATCCGAAACCACCGCCGCCGAACTCTCATCGCATGAGGATTCGATGCCGAGGATCCGCGCCAAGCCTAGCTCCCCCCCCGTCGCACGGTGAAAATCTTGGGGGAAAAGTCGACCAGGACGACCAAATCGGGAAGGTTCTGCACCTCGCCGAGCAGCTCCGGCGAGCCGCTCCCCGCGGGATCGCCCTCTTCCGGCGGCACGGCGAGGGTGTCCCCTTCGCCCATCCCGGAGCGCACCTGCCGGGGATAGAAACGGATTCCGTTCCCCTCGGCGATCTCGGAGAGATAGACGTGGGCGCCGTCGGACACCTTGGAGAGGTCGATGTAGAGGCGTACCACCGATT containing:
- a CDS encoding response regulator: MDDEESIRRITAAHLKRSGYEVVLASNGREGLETAKEVLPDLILLDLMMPEMDGYSVARSLRADFATSQIPIIILTAKFTLDDKMAGLEVGANDYITKPFAVAELLARIRTVLNWSKQQRSANPLTGLPGNVSIEEALEKKIQSGDPFAAVYVDLDNFKAYNDYYGYSQGDMAIREIAGALVRACRAEGDGSEFVGHIGGDDFIFFASPDRAETISRFVIEEFTNSLQKLIRPDDLKRGYIEVGGRTGDIKQFPLLSVTLAMVTSDRHQIEHVAQVGDIASEVKQYGKSIQGSVLVRDRRRENLPPVVAGGPEDVEKEGEAC
- the tsaD gene encoding tRNA (adenosine(37)-N6)-threonylcarbamoyltransferase complex transferase subunit TsaD, coding for MARILGIESSCDESSAAVVSDGRTIESQIVLSQDVHRIYGGVVPELASREHIRTIGPVIRRALSDAGAEPRDLDGVAATVGPGLIGSLVVGLSAARSIAWRLRIPLLPVHHLEAHLYAVRLAHPDRPFRFVALVVSGGHTSLIHVLGEGRYRLLGRTRDDAAGEAFDKVAKMAGLPYPGGPLVDRLAEKGNRERFRFPVARLEPETLDFSFSGVKTAVRYAIRDDPSLITEENLPDLLASFQEAVVTPLTENTRRALDRTGERRIAICGGVAANGRLRESIRALGEEEGAEVLIPPPDLCTDNAAMVAAAGEEALRAGRLAPIDLCASADLPLPYVD